The following coding sequences are from one Pelagovum sp. HNIBRBA483 window:
- the glcE gene encoding glycolate oxidase subunit GlcE produces MLTPKSEQELAELVATTQRPLHIQGGGTRPIGRVTGACTVVKTTGLSGISLYEPGALTIVAQAGTPIAEIKAALSEHNQRLPFEPPDYRALLSTEGTPTIGSIAAMNLSGPRRVQVGAARDYMLGVRFVDGAGKVLKNGGRVMKNVTGYDLVKLLAGSYGTLGILTEVAMKVLPNVEKSATLALSGLDQAQAVKAMARALGSPFEVSGVAHDTSSTRTLFRLEGFNASVDYRSSKLAEILKDFGAIEIVENAETLWSDIRDVKAFAGEPGDIWRISTKATDAPSLLERAAPLASVLDWGGGLIWLRMPEGTDLRARLGAFQGHATLIRASIETKTRISTFHPEAPPLAKIATGLRQKFDPRGILNPGLMG; encoded by the coding sequence GTGCTCACACCCAAATCAGAGCAGGAGCTTGCTGAGCTGGTCGCGACAACGCAACGACCGTTGCATATTCAAGGTGGCGGCACCCGCCCTATTGGCCGCGTTACCGGAGCCTGCACCGTGGTAAAAACCACCGGCTTGTCGGGTATCTCCCTTTACGAACCGGGTGCGTTGACCATCGTCGCTCAAGCCGGAACACCGATTGCCGAAATCAAGGCAGCACTGTCGGAGCATAATCAGCGCCTTCCCTTCGAGCCGCCAGACTACCGCGCACTCCTCAGCACGGAAGGCACACCAACAATTGGCTCCATCGCAGCCATGAACCTTTCCGGTCCTCGCCGCGTGCAGGTGGGTGCCGCGCGGGATTACATGCTGGGTGTTCGATTCGTTGACGGGGCTGGAAAAGTGCTGAAAAACGGCGGACGCGTGATGAAAAATGTCACCGGCTATGATCTTGTGAAGCTCTTGGCTGGTAGTTACGGAACATTGGGAATCCTGACCGAAGTTGCAATGAAAGTTCTCCCAAATGTTGAGAAGTCCGCAACTTTGGCGCTTTCAGGGTTGGACCAAGCGCAAGCGGTAAAAGCGATGGCACGCGCGCTCGGCTCTCCTTTCGAAGTGAGCGGCGTGGCCCATGACACCAGCAGCACGCGCACCCTTTTCCGCCTTGAAGGTTTTAATGCTTCGGTGGATTACCGAAGCAGCAAGCTGGCAGAGATATTGAAGGATTTTGGCGCGATAGAAATAGTCGAAAACGCCGAAACTCTTTGGAGCGATATCCGTGATGTGAAAGCTTTTGCCGGAGAACCCGGCGATATTTGGCGCATCTCGACAAAAGCCACCGACGCTCCGTCTCTTCTTGAACGCGCGGCCCCGTTAGCGAGCGTGCTTGATTGGGGCGGCGGCTTGATTTGGCTGCGTATGCCAGAAGGAACAGATCTGCGCGCCCGCCTCGGTGCGTTCCAGGGTCACGCTACGTTGATCCGCGCCTCGATTGAAACCAAAACCCGCATCTCGACCTTTCACCCTGAAGCCCCACCGCTTGCCAAAATCGCCACGGGGCTGAGGCAGAAGTTCGATCCACGCGGCATCCTGAACCCTGGATTGATGGGCTAG